Part of the Pseudodesulfovibrio mercurii genome is shown below.
CCATGCCGAGGAGTTCCTCCCTGGGCCGTCCTGCGGCCTCGGCAAAGGCGTCGTTGACGTAGGTGAACTTGCCGAGCGGGTCCTTGAGCACGATGAATTCGTCGATGTTGGCGTTGATGGAGTCGATGAACAGCTTCTGCTCCTCGATCCGCGTGGCCAGGGCGCGGAACTGCTCGGCGATGCGCTGGCTCTGCACCCCGGTCAGAATCCACCAGGCCAGCCCGGCGATGAGCAGGGCTGTCAGGATGCCCAGCCCGGCCACGGTGTAGACCGTGCGCCGGAACTCGACCACGGGCCGCATGGCTTGGTCGTAGTCGATCTCCTGGACCAGCCACCAGGCCGGGCCCGGAATGCGCACGCCCAGGGAATAGACCCGGGCGTCGCCGTCCTCGATGCTCGGACGCAGGCCGAAGGGGATGTGCCCGTTCTCGCCGATCTCGATGGGGAAGGGCACGTCCAGGAAGCCGTCGGCGGTCCAGGGCGCGACCTCACGGTAGCCCGCCCCGCTCTTCTGCATGAGCCGGGTCTTCTCGCCCTTGGCGGCCAGGGGCGAGTTGGACAGCAGTTCGGTGATCTTGCCGGAAATCTGGCGGGTCATCATGAGCACGCCAACGGCCTTCTGGCCGGGGGTCTCGTCGGTGCCGCCCACGGCGTCGGGCGGGAAGACGGGCACGAAGATGTCCATCTCCAGCCCCTGGGCGGTCTTGCGCAGGGTGGAATACTGCGGCCCGTTGTCCCGGATGGCGGCCATGGCCAGGCCGGTCTGCTCCTGATTCATGGGCGGCAGGTACCCGTCCGTGGCGATGTAGGCCTCGCCCTTGCGGCTGAGGATGCGGGCGTTGAGGAAACCCGCGTAGGTGGAGAACTCGCGGAGCATGTTCTCCATCATGGGCAGCTGTTCGGCCAAGGTCGTCCCCTCCTCGCCTCCGGCCGCGCCGTCGGCATGCAGCCGCCCGAAGAGGTTGGACAGGTCGCCGGCAAAGGAGTCCACCTCCGAGGCGTAAAGCCGGAAGAGGTCGGACTTGATCAGCCGGTCGCCCTGGTGGGACAGGTTCTCGAGCCAGGAGCCGATGACCTCGGTGCGCCCCTGGGTCAGGAGCTGGAACCGCTTCTGCTGGTTCTCCAGCACCGCGGCCTCCTTGTCCCGCACCGTCCTGGCGGCGAGCAGGACAATGCCCGCCGAGATGACCAGCACGAAGGCCAGGACCACGCCGATCTTGACGCCCTGCCCGGCCCCGCCGATTGACTTGGGGACCGCTGCGGTCTTGGTAAGATGTTCAGCCATGTCGCTTCTCCATCTGGTTTGTGGCCACGCCCTTGACGGCGGGCCTTATTGCTTCGCCTTTTCGTAGGTGGTCCGCTTCTGCGGGGCCACGTGCATCCAGCGGTACTTCTCGTTGATCGAGTACTGCGGGATGTAATGCTTGTACTTCGTATGGGACAGGACCATGTCGGTCTGATTGTCGAGAATGTAGATGTCGTCCGTGGCGTAAACCGCCAGCACGGCGTGGCCGATGCCCCGGATGGCGTCCTTGACGGCCACGATGCGCAGCTGGTCGTCGGTGAAGCCAAGTTCCTGAAGGGCGTAGAACTTGGCGATGGAATAGTCCTCGCAGTCCCCCGACTTCTTGAGAAATTCCCAGGGCGTCTCCCAGTAGTCGCTGACGCCCCAATTGGCCATGTCCAAACGGTACGGCCACTTGTTGAAGAACCTGGTCACGGCCCGGAGGCGGTCCATCTCGGACTTGTCGCCGACCTGTGCCTTGAGGGTGTTCCAGGCCTTCTTGGAGGGATGGTCGTTGGTCCGGTCGTCCTTGAAGTACCCCTTCCAGGCCTTCATCTTGTCGAGCACGCGCGTCCACTTGGGCAGTTTCTGGATCTTGCCCTTGAACTCCAGGGTCCCGAACAGCTGGCGCTTGTCGGACTTACCCGTCGTGTGATTGGCCGGCGCGGGTTGGACCGCCGAGGGCACGGCGGTCGCGGGCCGGACCGCTTCGGGCCGGGCCGTGGCCGGGTCCGGCGTCGCCTGGGCCGCAACGGCTCTCGGGGACAGGACCAGGACCACGGCCAGACAGGCCGCGCAGAGCGCAACCATTGCCGCCGAGTATGTCCCCCGCATCGGCCTCATCCACGCCTCATCGTTCCCTGAGCGCGTTCTGTTTTGCCTTGAGCAGGGGCTTGAGCAGGTAGTCCAGGACCGACTTGCGGCCGGTCAGGATGTCCACGCTCGCGGTCATGCCCGGAATGATGGGCAGTTGCTGTCCCCGGTAGGTGATGGCGTTTTCCTTGGTGCGCACCTTGACCAGATAGTGGCTCTCGCCCTTCTCGTCCTCGATGGTGTCGGCCGAGATGTTCTCGACGATGCCGTCCAGGCCGCCGTAGATGGAGAAGTCGTAGGCCGTGATCTTGACCTTGGCCTTCTGGCCGGGGTGCAGGAAGGCGATGTCCGAGGGTTTGACCTCGGCCTCGACCAGCAGGGTGTCGTCCAGGGGCACGACCTCCATGATGGATTCGCCGGGCCGGATGACGCCGCCGATGGTGTTGACCATGATGTGCTTGACCACGCCGCGCACGGGCGAGCGCACGTCGGTGCGGGTCACGCGGTCGCCGCCGGAACTCAGGTTCTCCTGGATGGAGTTGAGTTCCTGCCTGCGGGAGTTGATCTCCTCCAGCGCGTCGGCCCGGTACTCGGCCCGGGCCTGGTCGATGCGCCCCTTGGCCTCCTTGGCGGCCCGCTGCACGCGGGGGATGCCCAGGGTCAGGGCCTGCATGTCGCCGCGCAGCTGAACCACGGTCTGCTCCAGGCGCAGGTAGTCGAGTTCGGAGTGGATGTGCTTCTCCACCAACGGCTTGGCGATGTTGCGCTGCTTCTCGGCCACGTCCAGGCTCTGGCGGAGCTGGTTGCGGCGGGCGACCATCTCGCTGACCTCCTGCTGGCGCTGCTGGTACTGGTCCTCGAGCAGGCCGATGTCGATGTTCAGCTTGTTGCGCTGGGCCACGAAGATGCGCCGCTGGTCCTCGACCAGCTGGGGCGCCTTCTTGACCACGTCGGGCGGGAAGTCCGGTTCGGCCGCGCCGTCCGCCTCGGCCTGGAGCCGGGCGATGGCCGCCTGGTGCTCCAGGGCCTTGCTCTGGGCGTCGCGGTAGTAACTGGCGGCCTGTTCGTTGGACAGGCGGCAGAGAATGTCGCCCTTCTCCACGGTCTGGCCCTCCTGGACGAACAGCTCGTTCATGATGCCGCCCTCCAGGTTCTGGATTTCCTGAATGCGCTGGGACGGGATGACCCGACCGAAGCCACGCGTGCGCTCGTCGAGCATGGCCAGCTTGGCCCAGACGATGAAGATGACGATCATCAGCAGGATGGCCGTGGACATGAGGTAGGCAAGCCGGTGGCCCTTGCCGTACATGGCCTGGTCCACCTCGCTCATGAACAGGAGCGTTTCTCTATCGAATTTCTTGCTCATCGCGACCTCACAGGGAAACCTTGATTTGACCGGTCCTGAGGCCGTCGAGCACGGCCTTCTTGGGCCCGTCCACAACTATCCTGCCCCGGTCCATGATGACCAGCCGGTCCACGAGATCGAGCATGGAATGGCGGTGGGTGATGACGATGAGCGTCTTGTCCTCGATATATTTCCGCAGCCGCTCCTTGAGGCGGAATTCCGACTGGTTGTCCATGTTGCTCGACGGCTCGTCCATGATCAGGATTTCCGGGTCGGGCAGGATGGCGCGGGCGATGGTCACGGCCTGGCGCTGGCCGCCGGACAGGGAGGTGCCGCGCTCGCCGACCATCAGGCCGAAGCCCGCCGGGTGGTCGCGAACGAAGTCGTTGACCCCGGCGATCTCGGCGGCCGCGTTGATGGACTGGTCGTCCGCCTCGGGCAGGCCGAAGGCGATGTTGTCCTTGAGGGTGCCGTAGAAGAGCAGGCTGTCCTGGGAGATGTAGCCCACCTTGCGGCGCAGGTCGGCCACGTCCATCTGGCGCAGGTCGATGTCGCCCACCTGGACCGAGCCCTTCACGGGCTGGTAGAGGCCCACGCAGAGCTTGCCCAGCGTGGTCTTGCCCGCGCCGGTGCGGCCCACGATGCCGACCTTCTCGCCCGGCTTGAGCTTGAGGTTGATGTCGTGGAGCACGGCCTTGTCCGTGCCGGGATAGCTGAAGGACACGTCGGTCAGGGTCACGGACGGCTCGATGACGCCGTAGTGGAAGGCCTCCTTGTCGTCGGGCCGCTCGGACGGCATCTCCATGAGCATGTCCAGGGCGTTCAGGGCCATGCGGGACTGCTGGAAACGGGAGAGCAGC
Proteins encoded:
- a CDS encoding HlyD family type I secretion periplasmic adaptor subunit, encoding MSKKFDRETLLFMSEVDQAMYGKGHRLAYLMSTAILLMIVIFIVWAKLAMLDERTRGFGRVIPSQRIQEIQNLEGGIMNELFVQEGQTVEKGDILCRLSNEQAASYYRDAQSKALEHQAAIARLQAEADGAAEPDFPPDVVKKAPQLVEDQRRIFVAQRNKLNIDIGLLEDQYQQRQQEVSEMVARRNQLRQSLDVAEKQRNIAKPLVEKHIHSELDYLRLEQTVVQLRGDMQALTLGIPRVQRAAKEAKGRIDQARAEYRADALEEINSRRQELNSIQENLSSGGDRVTRTDVRSPVRGVVKHIMVNTIGGVIRPGESIMEVVPLDDTLLVEAEVKPSDIAFLHPGQKAKVKITAYDFSIYGGLDGIVENISADTIEDEKGESHYLVKVRTKENAITYRGQQLPIIPGMTASVDILTGRKSVLDYLLKPLLKAKQNALRER
- a CDS encoding transglutaminase-like cysteine peptidase, translating into MVALCAACLAVVLVLSPRAVAAQATPDPATARPEAVRPATAVPSAVQPAPANHTTGKSDKRQLFGTLEFKGKIQKLPKWTRVLDKMKAWKGYFKDDRTNDHPSKKAWNTLKAQVGDKSEMDRLRAVTRFFNKWPYRLDMANWGVSDYWETPWEFLKKSGDCEDYSIAKFYALQELGFTDDQLRIVAVKDAIRGIGHAVLAVYATDDIYILDNQTDMVLSHTKYKHYIPQYSINEKYRWMHVAPQKRTTYEKAKQ
- a CDS encoding HD domain-containing phosphohydrolase: MAEHLTKTAAVPKSIGGAGQGVKIGVVLAFVLVISAGIVLLAARTVRDKEAAVLENQQKRFQLLTQGRTEVIGSWLENLSHQGDRLIKSDLFRLYASEVDSFAGDLSNLFGRLHADGAAGGEEGTTLAEQLPMMENMLREFSTYAGFLNARILSRKGEAYIATDGYLPPMNQEQTGLAMAAIRDNGPQYSTLRKTAQGLEMDIFVPVFPPDAVGGTDETPGQKAVGVLMMTRQISGKITELLSNSPLAAKGEKTRLMQKSGAGYREVAPWTADGFLDVPFPIEIGENGHIPFGLRPSIEDGDARVYSLGVRIPGPAWWLVQEIDYDQAMRPVVEFRRTVYTVAGLGILTALLIAGLAWWILTGVQSQRIAEQFRALATRIEEQKLFIDSINANIDEFIVLKDPLGKFTYVNDAFAEAAGRPREELLGMDTAAVFGFDTAKRLESIDEVVVRENRKMTISEPIYIRSRRHQFQVSKSPYCGTDGVCQGIVEVYRDVTEFVAAQEKNKRLIKNAMEALGSTIEAADPYLGGHTKLLAGLSVEVAKVMHLSEMDIAEIETAANLSQIGKMFVPNEILTKPGKLTPEEMAVMEGHVEYAYRILKDIDIAEGVLTAIYQMNERLDGSGYPKKLKGGDIILLARILSVLNVFCAMIRPRSYRSAQRPEQALEILSGETGRFDPAVVEALSDVINTPTGERLLGDKD